One genomic segment of Vespa velutina chromosome 10, iVesVel2.1, whole genome shotgun sequence includes these proteins:
- the LOC124952007 gene encoding midnolin homolog produces the protein MSTAVMSTPMFECNEALFKNTSSAKSKDTGTNNATSVSSANNNNGANGGHAPLRRSYTSLVTTLIEQHRKLDRSASEPTSRYKTELCRPFEESGACKYGDKCQFAHGYSELRNLARHPKYKTELCRTFHTIGFCPYGPRCHFIHNFEEARIHNQKVSAQLGSSQPNIMGLNPLLGAAAAAAAAAAAAAAGGNTAGVTGGNSNGCNTSTAAVAAAAAAAAAAAGAATNAPNNATAAAAAANSANLSVGLLEQIAAASSSQVAAVAAAAAAANSPPNLMRTNSLSLAASTANAAFTPPPLLRTNSLSLASSHHHHQQHHHQHQHHQHQHHHHHHHHRQTAGGANGAAGGSSIVGATRPKPLNLSPTFSLGSTADSVSPSSSLSQSPTNSMASFFSDDSTQQPNVTNNLPTTPFSFGQDFGILATRQTPSPRTNVCSPLGSDEITTPRTPSPLSPNAESRLPVFNRISSTLGDFDNLKI, from the coding sequence aaCACGAGCTCCGCGAAGAGCAAGGACACGGGTACAAACAATGCAACGTCGGTATCATCGGCAAACAACAACAATGGCGCGAACGGAGGTCACGCGCCTTTACGTCGAAGTTATACTTCGTTGGTAACGACATTGATCGAGCAACATCGTAAACTCGACAGGAGCGCGAGCGAGCCAACGTCTCGTTACAAGACGGAACTTTGTCGACCGTTTGAGGAAAGCGGAGCCTGTAAATATGGGGACAAGTGTCAGTTCGCTCATGGATATAGCGAGCTACGAAACTTGGCTCGTCATCCGAAATATAAGACAGAATTGTGTCGTACTTTCCACACGATTGGTTTCTGCCCGTACGGACCACGTTGCCACTTTATTCACAACTTCGAGGAGGCTCGTATACACAATCAGAAGGTGAGCGCACAGCTAGGCTCATCGCAGCCCAACATCATGGGTTTGAATCCGTTGTTGGGTGCCGCTGCGGCAGCCGCGGCAGCCGCAGCAGCGGCCGCGGCCGGTGGTAATACCGCCGGTGTCACGGGTGGTAATAGCAACGGGTGTAACACCAGTACCGCAGCAGTCGCGGCAGCAGCCGCAGCAGCAGCCGCAGCAGCCGGTGCTGCTACGAATGCACCTAATAACGCAACCGCCGCCGCAGCCGCCGCAAATTCTGCCAATCTTAGCGTTGGTCTGTTGGAACAGATAGCTGCCGCAAGCTCTTCCCAAGTAGCTGCCGTAgctgcagcagcagcagctgcCAATTCACCACCAAATCTAATGAGAACGAATTCTCTTAGTTTGGCCGCGAGCACGGCCAATGCTGCTTTTACTCCGCCGCCTTTGCTCCGAACAAATTCTCTTAGCCTTGCCTCAagtcatcatcaccatcaacAACATCACCATCAACATCAGCATCATCAACATCagcatcaccatcatcatcatcaccatcgtCAAACAGCGGGTGGTGCAAACGGTGCTGCCGGTGGGAGTTCTATCGTTGGAGCTACCAGGCCAAAACCACTCAACCTTAGTCCGACATTTTCCCTCGGTAGCACGGCAGACTCCGTCTCGCCGTCATCGAGTCTCAGCCAATCTCCCACAAATTCAATGGCAAGTTTCTTCAGTGACGATTCGACGCAGCAACCTAACGTAACCAACAATCTACCGACAACACCTTTCAGCTTCGGTCAAGATTTTGGGATTCTCGCAACACGACAAACACCAAGTCCACGTACGAACGTTTGCAGTCCACTCGGTTCCGACGAGATTACCACACCAAGAACACCCTCACCATTATCGCCTAACGCTGAGTCAAGGTTGCCTGTATTCAACAGGATCAGCAGCACCTTAGGTGACTTCGACAACCTTAAAATCTAA